One stretch of Saccharopolyspora erythraea DNA includes these proteins:
- a CDS encoding PfaD family polyunsaturated fatty acid/polyketide biosynthesis protein, producing MTATTAPEASPSPVRTDPPGVYEALRRLDRPCYVVDTGAGYGASNELPADQEQVLAAAGPLPPERLGSSAFGDRHGTRYAYMAGSMAGGVASEDLVIAMARAGLLSSFGSAGLLPERIEKALVRFAEEIPDRPYAVNLIHSPSEEGLERGAVELYLRHGVRCVEASAFMDVTPHLVRYRVAGLERGAQGAPLARNRLIAKVSRPEVAEKFLHPAPPSVVDALAADGLVTAEQAELARHVPLADDVTAEADSGGHTDRRPMPALLPTILRQRDEVRRRQRYRERVGIGAAGGIGTPASATAAFAMGADYVVTGSVNQSCLEAGTSPAVRGLLAGAGIADCEMAPAADMFELGVQLQVLKRGTLFPMRAKQLYELYRDHDGVEALPEAERERLEKSVLRRPVEQVWEEVVGYFRRRDPDQLERAAADPKRRMALIFRWYLGMASRWANTGEAGREQDYQIWCGPAMGAFNEWVRGSHLAEPDDRAVAEVAWQLLRGAAFTSRVHQLQLCGVRLPASCAEYRPEAGDQR from the coding sequence ATGACCGCCACCACCGCACCCGAAGCGTCCCCCTCACCGGTACGCACCGACCCACCCGGCGTGTACGAGGCGCTGCGCAGGCTGGACCGGCCCTGCTACGTCGTCGACACCGGCGCCGGGTACGGGGCGTCCAACGAGCTGCCCGCCGACCAGGAGCAGGTGCTCGCCGCCGCGGGACCGCTGCCTCCGGAGCGGCTGGGCTCCAGCGCGTTCGGCGACCGGCACGGCACCCGCTACGCCTACATGGCGGGATCGATGGCCGGCGGCGTCGCTTCCGAGGACCTGGTCATCGCGATGGCGCGGGCGGGCCTGCTGTCGTCCTTCGGATCGGCCGGGCTGCTGCCGGAGCGCATCGAGAAGGCGCTGGTGCGCTTCGCGGAGGAGATCCCGGACCGCCCGTACGCGGTGAACCTCATCCACAGCCCCAGCGAGGAGGGCCTGGAACGCGGTGCCGTCGAGCTCTACCTGCGCCACGGCGTGCGCTGCGTCGAGGCATCGGCGTTCATGGACGTGACACCGCACCTGGTGCGCTACCGCGTCGCCGGGCTCGAACGCGGCGCCCAGGGCGCGCCGCTGGCCCGCAACAGGCTGATCGCCAAGGTGTCGCGACCCGAGGTTGCCGAGAAGTTCCTGCACCCGGCCCCGCCCTCGGTGGTCGACGCGCTGGCCGCCGACGGGCTGGTGACCGCCGAGCAGGCGGAGCTGGCCAGGCACGTGCCGCTGGCCGACGACGTCACCGCCGAGGCCGACTCCGGCGGCCACACCGACCGCAGGCCGATGCCCGCGCTGCTGCCGACGATCCTGCGCCAGCGCGACGAGGTGCGGCGTCGTCAGCGCTACCGGGAACGGGTCGGGATCGGCGCGGCCGGCGGGATCGGCACCCCGGCCTCCGCGACCGCGGCGTTCGCGATGGGCGCCGACTACGTGGTGACCGGCTCGGTGAACCAGTCCTGCCTGGAGGCGGGCACCTCGCCCGCGGTGCGCGGGCTGCTGGCCGGCGCGGGGATCGCCGACTGCGAGATGGCGCCGGCGGCCGACATGTTCGAGCTCGGCGTGCAGCTTCAGGTGCTCAAGCGCGGCACGCTGTTCCCGATGCGGGCCAAGCAGCTCTACGAGCTGTACCGCGACCACGACGGCGTGGAGGCGCTGCCGGAGGCCGAGCGCGAGCGGCTGGAGAAGTCGGTGCTGCGGCGTCCGGTGGAGCAGGTGTGGGAGGAGGTCGTCGGGTACTTCCGCCGGCGCGACCCGGACCAGCTCGAACGGGCCGCCGCCGACCCGAAGCGCCGGATGGCGCTGATATTCCGCTGGTACCTGGGGATGGCCTCGCGCTGGGCCAACACCGGGGAGGCCGGCCGGGAGCAGGACTACCAGATCTGGTGCGGCCCGGCGATGGGCGCGTTCAACGAGTGGGTGCGCGGCAGCCACCTGGCGGAACCGGACGACCGGGCGGTCGCCGAGGTCGCCTGGCAACTGCTGCGCGGCGCCGCCTTCACCAGCCGGGTGCACCAGCTCCAGCTCTGCGGCGTGCGGCTGCCGGCGTCGTGCGCCGAATACCGTCCGGAGGCAGGTGACCAGCGGT
- a CDS encoding KR domain-containing protein → MPARTSRLPAPDVLEGAYRTDPVVLIAGERSSLSTALADALATAGWRVRHEEPGDGAEPDVVLWPAPEQPTGWDQASSALTDALLLAGRVQEPLERVAESGRAAFVTVTRMDGRLGMSGAENMPKAVLGGAVGLVSTLAIEAPALFCRSLDLAPELSEERCAELVVAELHDARSDLVKSGYSADGTRWTVEAAYEDGSADGSAAPEPGPDDLLVVTGGGRGVTAACTVGLAERYGCGALLLGRTKLADEPSWTEGVSDDELKAAIADHLRAEGRTPTPREVGGLHGELVAQREIRRTLASIRESGAFAEYLPVDTTDAAATAEALAAYRDRITGVVHGAGVLADQLITAKQEAEVARVLAPKLAGLRSVLGAVDQDRLRHLKLFSSVAGFFGNRGQSDYGMANAALNSLACAFKREHPDASVTAVNWGAWDGGMVTPGLAKMFAERGVELIPLQTGVDVFAEQFRPEHSGDVVCVVGPGKPLSEPEPPRWDGEVRLRRDLGPLTDDPVIADHVIGGAPVLPAAVAIGGLLDAARQVRPDVRALEEFQVLSGVVFDGSVQALHVAVGADVTASDDTGKPRYRATARTDLPSAEPLRDLPPATAGEPLDPYSDGTLFHGPALRGIERLLADGDRLVLGCRLRAAGIADGAYEVAGYRPEQADLLLQAVLVWVRRHLGRPSLPTAVGRVEPHAPLPDGEPFHVVVDEARAAEGLVRATATACDQAGGVLLRFRDVDAVVSTALESKFTSSERGS, encoded by the coding sequence ATGCCGGCGCGCACGAGCCGGCTCCCCGCCCCCGACGTCCTCGAAGGCGCGTACCGCACCGACCCGGTGGTGCTGATCGCCGGTGAGCGGTCGTCCCTGAGCACCGCGCTCGCCGACGCGCTGGCCACCGCAGGCTGGCGGGTCCGGCACGAGGAGCCCGGCGACGGCGCCGAACCCGACGTGGTCCTCTGGCCGGCACCCGAGCAGCCCACCGGCTGGGACCAGGCGTCGTCGGCGCTGACCGACGCGCTGCTGCTGGCCGGTCGTGTGCAGGAGCCGTTGGAGCGGGTCGCGGAGTCCGGGCGCGCGGCGTTCGTGACGGTCACCCGGATGGACGGCAGGCTCGGGATGTCCGGTGCCGAGAACATGCCGAAGGCCGTGCTCGGTGGTGCGGTCGGCCTGGTCTCCACGTTGGCGATCGAGGCTCCCGCGCTGTTCTGCCGCTCGCTCGACCTGGCCCCGGAGCTTTCCGAGGAGCGTTGCGCCGAACTCGTGGTGGCCGAACTGCACGACGCGCGCTCGGATCTGGTGAAGTCCGGCTACTCGGCCGATGGCACCCGCTGGACGGTCGAAGCGGCCTACGAGGACGGCTCCGCCGACGGCTCCGCGGCACCGGAACCGGGGCCCGACGACCTGCTGGTCGTCACCGGTGGCGGCCGCGGTGTCACGGCCGCGTGCACGGTCGGTCTGGCCGAGCGATACGGCTGCGGCGCGCTGCTGCTCGGCCGCACCAAGCTGGCCGACGAGCCGTCCTGGACCGAAGGTGTGAGCGACGATGAGCTGAAGGCGGCCATCGCGGACCACCTGCGCGCAGAGGGGCGCACGCCCACACCGCGCGAAGTCGGCGGCCTGCACGGGGAGCTCGTCGCGCAGCGGGAGATCCGCCGGACCCTGGCGTCGATCCGCGAGAGCGGTGCGTTCGCCGAGTACCTGCCGGTCGACACCACCGACGCGGCGGCGACCGCCGAGGCGCTGGCGGCCTACCGCGACCGCATCACCGGGGTGGTGCACGGCGCGGGCGTGCTGGCCGACCAGCTCATCACCGCCAAGCAGGAAGCGGAGGTGGCGCGGGTCCTGGCGCCGAAGCTGGCGGGCCTGCGCTCGGTGCTCGGCGCGGTCGACCAGGACCGCCTGCGCCACCTGAAGCTGTTCTCGTCGGTGGCGGGGTTCTTCGGCAACCGGGGGCAGTCCGACTACGGCATGGCCAACGCCGCGCTGAACTCGCTGGCCTGCGCTTTCAAGCGGGAACACCCGGACGCGTCGGTCACCGCCGTCAACTGGGGAGCGTGGGACGGCGGCATGGTCACCCCCGGGCTCGCCAAGATGTTCGCCGAGCGAGGCGTCGAGCTGATCCCGCTCCAGACCGGTGTGGACGTGTTCGCCGAGCAGTTCCGGCCCGAACACTCCGGTGACGTGGTGTGCGTGGTCGGTCCCGGCAAGCCGCTGTCCGAACCGGAACCGCCGCGGTGGGACGGGGAAGTGCGCCTGCGCCGCGACCTCGGCCCGCTCACCGACGACCCGGTGATCGCCGACCACGTCATCGGCGGCGCCCCGGTCCTGCCGGCCGCGGTCGCGATCGGCGGGCTGCTCGACGCGGCGCGCCAGGTGCGCCCGGACGTGCGCGCGCTGGAAGAGTTCCAGGTGCTCAGCGGGGTCGTCTTCGACGGGTCGGTGCAGGCGTTGCACGTGGCGGTGGGGGCTGACGTCACCGCCTCGGACGACACCGGCAAGCCCCGGTACCGGGCAACCGCGCGCACGGACCTGCCCAGCGCCGAACCGCTGCGAGACCTGCCCCCGGCCACGGCGGGCGAACCGCTGGACCCGTACTCCGACGGGACGTTGTTCCACGGCCCGGCGCTGCGCGGGATCGAGCGGCTGCTCGCCGACGGCGACCGGCTCGTGCTGGGCTGCCGGCTCCGCGCGGCGGGCATCGCCGACGGCGCCTACGAAGTCGCCGGCTACCGGCCGGAACAGGCCGACCTGCTGCTCCAAGCGGTCCTGGTGTGGGTGCGCAGGCACCTGGGCAGGCCCAGCCTGCCCACTGCCGTCGGGCGCGTCGAACCGCACGCGCCGCTGCCGGACGGCGAACCGTTCCACGTCGTCGTCGACGAGGCCCGGGCCGCGGAGGGCTTGGTGCGGGCCACCGCCACCGCCTGCGACCAGGCGGGTGGAGTTCTGCTGCGGTTCCGCGACGTCGACGCGGTGGTCAGCACGGCACTGGAAAGCAAGTTCACGAGCAGCGAGCGGGGGAGCTGA
- a CDS encoding beta-ketoacyl synthase N-terminal-like domain-containing protein — MSSGTPIAVVGMSCLLPGASTPEEFWTSLREGADQRSHGGREVFGTDPSVPGGWGDDQHSITTTRGGFVGEVETDLEGLGLPAEELDGLGRVVRWPLHTARRALADAGLPESAEVLARTGLVLGNYSFPTEESSRFVLPMLRAQVSDGLRRAGLPLPDDASPPPAADPRSVWASGLPAGVVHTALGLGGPHLALDAACSSTLYGIALARDYLLTGAADVMLAGAVCAPDPLLIQLSFSDLRALPSDDDVSQPFDARSAGIVTGQGAGAFVLKRLPDALADGDRIHAVVESIGLGNDGAGRHVLSPDAAGQLDAYRAAYADIDPATVDYVECHATGTPLGDSTELRSLSEFFDGRGSAPLLGSVKGNVGHLLTAAGLTSMLKVIMAMREGRIPATPGVGEALSPSGGEAAARRMVLQERAWPETAGRPRRAGVSAFGFGGTNAHVVLSSEPGPEPSRHAPPQRVPRMAVTGVGARLGPLETTAPLQRKVRRAESGLRERPAGRWYGADDIAEPPGGLGESGYAEQLKVDLSTYRIPPFELNQANPQHLMMFEAADAALADAGFDHPEETSGAERRPARRVAVVVAMEMEPHTHTHRARFDIGAHVRAECARAGVELDGDALERLERSVRDAVHEPIGANEVLSYIGNIMSSRISASRNLVGPSFTISADRTAGARAVEIAGLLLLDESIEAVVVGGVDLACGPANVNARARLADERGESLPPLGDGAAAVVLTRAGPQGREYATVDSVSLRPDPESAAREALRAAGADASAVDYLELGAATADGLATEVAELAGAYRADDLSCAVGGLAPLVGDTQAGCAVASLVKVALCLDGAELPATPAELPLSGPKLAESAFYRVDEPRPWLRRHRDGRRIAALSAVGSGTAAHVVLSSGQVATGDAVRTAHVAGPLVLALSADGAEGIAEQAAHCAAELDSGGDALALCREHAHDAQSARLTAVLVSDSGDGLREELRSAERDLPAAVADGEWSTPAGSFCTGRPLGSQGRVALVYPGAFTTYPGAGRDMFRMFPGLLADFEAECEHPAERFKHRELYPRAREPLDRRTMLRHEAELLDDIPVMLATGTNFAVLATRMLRDVLGVRPDGGFGYSLGESSMLFATGVWSAQARDDTALAASPLFRDELRGPKRQVRRSWDLPPETADSAVWSTHVLLADPETVRGHMRELDRVFLTHVNTPEEVVVAGDPGQCRELVERIGCQAAKAPANHVMHVPLVDPHLDALAALNDYPLGEPDPGLELLSAYDHQPVDFSDRGRIAERIARTLRGPIDFARLARTAHERGFRYFVEVGPGSTCTRWITDTLDGREHVAVSLDRRGAPAGASLARAVARLVSNGMRVDLTRLLGMPDSGARAATTHVVPCGGQSVVERVREAAEPVLHAAVQAVAGAPDADPADDEAITIEHEPFVHLTTATRAVPAQRGAPPARQHSGQRSLLPEQRRAPGPVQAIAATVGRAHRSALRAQAALQECALRDLERTEPDASGNGSAHATEPPPADHPADPPSGERADVVWDESDLLEFAQGRISEVFGPSYAEIDSHPVRVRLPAPPYLFVSRVTDLDARPGQYEPCSLTTEYDIPDDPWYAVDGLVPCAVTIEAGQCDMLLISYLGIDFRNRGERVYRLLDSSLVFHGDLPRRGQTLRYEINIDRFVSTGDRLLFFFNYRCYADGELILELLEASAGFFSREELDESLGIVETDADRRRREAMTPSGFKPLARTDRTSLTAADLRLLAQGRPGEVFGPRWDQSADGFNPSLRLPGDALRMIDEVPRIDRLGGPRELGDLAAVKHLDPDGWYFECHFPGDPVLAGSMVAEGGVQILQVYAMYLGMHLVLPDAEFQSVPGLRTEVKVRGQITPRTPRIDYHVEITEITMLPRPTVIADITVYDGDKPIVAMRDFGVQVREKPGTPYRPGEGGVVPEVRPRRNESGEAAFINELHLAHAAKGHLGTAMGPEFEVYDDRRAPYIPNGDFRFVDRIMRLDGTRGRLEPGVSMATEYDCPPQAWYHHEAAVEDIPNCVYMETSLQAAILLGYYLGATLEHPDQELSIRNLDGSAELVKRVDLRGRTIRHETTMLSSGTATGAILQRFRYELSADGEVFYRGESLFGYFTEEALANQVGLDSGRHVAPWLDRQHDLDPARVRTLPVRCDERWFTPRDGLRLSDGHLRLVDEVDLVEDGGEHGKGYLRGRREIDPHEWYFDCHFHRDPVMPGSLGVEAVIQALHLYVLETGLADHLGEATFATPVDERMEWKYRGQILRTDGEMTFDAHITDVRVDDDRVVVVADANVWKPGLRIYELTGVAVQAHRVS, encoded by the coding sequence ATGTCCAGCGGTACACCGATCGCCGTCGTCGGGATGTCGTGCCTGCTGCCGGGCGCGAGCACTCCCGAGGAGTTCTGGACGAGCCTGCGGGAGGGCGCGGACCAGCGCAGCCACGGTGGTCGCGAGGTGTTCGGCACCGATCCGAGCGTGCCGGGCGGATGGGGCGACGACCAGCACTCGATCACGACGACCCGCGGCGGGTTCGTCGGCGAGGTCGAGACCGACCTGGAAGGTCTCGGCCTGCCCGCCGAGGAGCTCGACGGCCTCGGCCGGGTCGTGCGATGGCCACTGCACACCGCCCGGCGGGCACTGGCCGACGCCGGGCTGCCCGAGTCCGCCGAAGTGCTCGCCCGCACGGGCCTGGTGCTGGGCAACTACTCGTTCCCGACCGAGGAGTCCTCGCGCTTCGTGCTGCCGATGCTGCGCGCCCAGGTCAGCGACGGGCTGCGCCGGGCGGGACTGCCGCTGCCCGACGACGCGTCGCCGCCGCCCGCCGCCGACCCGCGCAGCGTGTGGGCCAGCGGCCTGCCCGCCGGTGTCGTGCACACCGCGCTGGGACTCGGAGGACCGCACCTGGCACTCGACGCGGCGTGCTCGTCCACTCTCTACGGCATCGCGCTCGCCCGCGACTACCTGCTCACCGGTGCGGCCGACGTGATGCTGGCCGGGGCCGTGTGCGCGCCGGACCCGCTGCTGATCCAGCTCTCCTTCTCCGACCTGCGCGCCCTGCCCTCCGACGACGACGTCAGCCAGCCGTTCGACGCGCGCTCCGCCGGCATCGTGACCGGCCAGGGCGCGGGCGCGTTCGTGCTCAAGCGGCTGCCCGACGCGCTGGCCGACGGCGACCGCATCCACGCCGTGGTCGAGTCGATCGGTCTCGGCAACGACGGTGCGGGCAGGCACGTGCTCAGCCCGGACGCGGCGGGGCAGCTCGACGCCTACCGCGCCGCCTACGCCGACATCGATCCGGCCACCGTGGACTACGTCGAGTGCCACGCGACCGGAACACCGCTCGGGGACTCCACCGAGCTGCGCAGCCTCAGCGAGTTCTTCGACGGACGCGGGAGCGCGCCGCTGCTCGGCTCGGTCAAGGGCAACGTGGGACACCTGCTCACCGCCGCCGGGCTGACCAGCATGCTCAAGGTCATCATGGCGATGCGCGAGGGCCGGATCCCCGCGACGCCGGGCGTCGGCGAGGCGCTGAGCCCGTCAGGCGGTGAGGCCGCGGCCCGGCGCATGGTGCTCCAGGAGCGCGCGTGGCCGGAGACCGCGGGACGTCCGCGCCGCGCGGGGGTGTCGGCGTTCGGGTTCGGCGGCACCAACGCGCATGTGGTTCTCTCCTCCGAGCCCGGTCCGGAGCCTTCGCGGCACGCACCGCCGCAGCGGGTGCCGCGCATGGCCGTCACCGGCGTGGGCGCCAGGCTGGGTCCGCTGGAGACGACCGCGCCGCTACAGCGCAAGGTGCGCCGCGCGGAGAGCGGCCTGCGGGAACGTCCGGCCGGCCGCTGGTACGGCGCGGACGACATCGCAGAGCCGCCCGGTGGCCTCGGCGAGTCGGGCTACGCCGAGCAGCTCAAGGTCGACCTCTCCACCTACCGCATCCCGCCGTTCGAGCTGAACCAGGCGAACCCGCAGCACCTGATGATGTTCGAGGCCGCCGACGCCGCGCTCGCCGACGCCGGGTTCGACCACCCGGAGGAGACCTCCGGCGCCGAGCGGCGACCGGCCCGCCGCGTCGCGGTGGTCGTGGCGATGGAGATGGAGCCGCACACCCACACCCACCGCGCGCGCTTCGACATCGGCGCGCACGTCCGCGCCGAATGCGCCCGAGCCGGAGTAGAGCTCGACGGCGACGCACTGGAGCGCCTGGAGCGGTCGGTGCGCGACGCCGTGCACGAGCCGATCGGCGCCAACGAGGTGCTCTCCTACATCGGCAACATCATGTCCAGCCGGATCTCCGCGTCGCGCAACCTGGTCGGCCCGTCGTTCACGATCTCCGCCGACCGCACCGCGGGCGCGCGTGCGGTGGAGATCGCCGGTCTGCTGCTGCTCGACGAGAGCATCGAGGCCGTCGTCGTGGGCGGCGTGGACCTGGCCTGCGGACCGGCGAACGTCAACGCCCGCGCACGGCTCGCCGACGAGCGCGGCGAGTCGCTGCCGCCGCTCGGCGACGGCGCGGCGGCGGTCGTGCTGACGCGGGCCGGCCCGCAGGGGCGGGAGTACGCCACGGTCGACTCGGTCAGCCTGCGGCCGGACCCCGAGTCCGCCGCTCGCGAAGCCCTGCGCGCCGCGGGCGCGGACGCCTCGGCGGTGGACTACCTGGAGCTGGGAGCGGCGACCGCGGACGGGCTCGCCACCGAGGTGGCCGAGCTGGCCGGGGCATACCGCGCCGACGACCTGTCCTGCGCTGTCGGCGGCCTGGCGCCGCTGGTCGGTGACACGCAGGCCGGTTGCGCCGTCGCGTCGCTGGTGAAGGTCGCGCTGTGCCTGGACGGCGCGGAACTGCCCGCGACACCGGCCGAGCTGCCGCTCTCCGGACCGAAACTGGCGGAGAGCGCTTTCTACCGCGTGGACGAGCCGCGCCCGTGGCTGCGCCGCCACCGCGACGGCCGCAGGATCGCCGCGCTCAGCGCGGTCGGCAGCGGCACCGCCGCGCACGTGGTCCTGTCGTCGGGGCAGGTGGCCACCGGCGACGCGGTGCGCACGGCCCACGTCGCGGGGCCGCTGGTGCTCGCGCTCTCCGCCGACGGCGCCGAAGGGATCGCCGAGCAGGCCGCGCACTGCGCCGCCGAGCTCGACTCCGGCGGTGACGCGCTCGCGCTGTGCCGGGAGCACGCGCACGACGCGCAGAGCGCGAGGTTGACGGCGGTGCTGGTTTCGGACAGCGGCGACGGGCTGCGCGAGGAACTGCGCAGCGCCGAGCGCGACCTGCCCGCCGCGGTCGCCGACGGCGAGTGGAGCACCCCGGCGGGCAGCTTCTGCACCGGCCGGCCGCTGGGATCGCAGGGCCGCGTCGCGCTGGTCTACCCCGGTGCGTTCACGACCTACCCGGGGGCGGGGCGCGACATGTTCCGCATGTTCCCCGGGCTGCTCGCCGACTTCGAGGCCGAGTGCGAGCACCCGGCCGAGCGCTTCAAGCACCGCGAGCTCTACCCGCGGGCGCGGGAGCCGCTCGACCGGCGCACGATGCTGCGCCACGAGGCCGAGCTGCTCGACGACATCCCGGTCATGCTCGCCACCGGCACCAACTTCGCGGTGCTGGCCACCAGGATGCTGCGAGACGTGCTCGGCGTGCGGCCGGACGGCGGGTTCGGCTACAGCCTCGGCGAGAGCAGCATGCTCTTCGCCACCGGGGTGTGGTCGGCGCAGGCCCGCGACGACACCGCGCTCGCGGCCAGCCCGCTGTTCCGTGACGAGCTGCGCGGCCCCAAGCGGCAGGTGCGGCGGAGCTGGGACCTCCCGCCGGAGACGGCGGACTCGGCTGTCTGGTCGACACACGTCCTGCTGGCGGACCCCGAAACCGTGCGCGGCCACATGCGCGAGCTGGACCGGGTCTTCCTCACCCACGTCAACACCCCCGAGGAGGTGGTGGTCGCGGGTGATCCGGGCCAGTGCCGCGAGCTGGTCGAGCGGATTGGCTGCCAGGCGGCGAAGGCGCCCGCCAACCACGTGATGCACGTGCCGCTGGTCGATCCGCACCTGGACGCGCTGGCCGCGCTCAACGACTACCCGCTCGGCGAGCCTGATCCCGGGCTGGAGCTGCTGTCGGCCTACGACCACCAGCCGGTGGACTTCTCCGACCGGGGCCGCATCGCCGAGCGGATCGCCCGGACTCTGCGCGGTCCCATCGACTTCGCCCGGCTGGCGCGCACCGCGCACGAACGCGGGTTCCGCTACTTCGTCGAGGTGGGTCCCGGCTCGACCTGCACCAGGTGGATCACCGACACCCTCGACGGGCGGGAGCACGTCGCGGTGTCGCTGGACCGCCGAGGCGCCCCGGCCGGCGCCTCGCTGGCCAGGGCGGTGGCCCGGCTGGTCAGCAACGGCATGCGGGTGGACCTGACGCGGCTGCTCGGGATGCCCGACTCCGGCGCCCGAGCCGCGACGACCCACGTCGTGCCCTGCGGCGGGCAGTCCGTGGTGGAGCGCGTTCGCGAGGCGGCCGAGCCGGTACTGCACGCCGCTGTCCAGGCGGTGGCCGGAGCCCCGGACGCCGATCCGGCCGACGACGAGGCGATCACCATCGAGCACGAGCCGTTCGTGCACCTGACGACGGCGACGCGCGCCGTGCCCGCCCAGCGCGGTGCACCGCCTGCGCGACAGCATTCCGGGCAACGGTCGTTGCTGCCCGAACAGCGGCGCGCTCCCGGGCCTGTGCAGGCCATCGCGGCCACCGTCGGACGCGCGCACCGCAGCGCGCTTCGCGCGCAGGCCGCGCTCCAGGAATGCGCGCTGCGCGACCTCGAAAGGACGGAACCGGACGCGAGCGGCAACGGCTCAGCGCACGCCACCGAGCCGCCCCCGGCAGACCACCCCGCCGATCCCCCGTCGGGCGAGCGTGCCGATGTCGTGTGGGACGAGTCCGACCTCCTGGAGTTCGCGCAGGGACGAATCAGCGAGGTGTTCGGCCCCTCCTACGCCGAGATCGACTCCCACCCGGTGCGGGTGCGGCTGCCCGCCCCGCCGTACCTGTTCGTCAGCCGCGTCACCGACCTCGACGCCCGTCCGGGGCAGTACGAACCCTGCTCGCTGACCACCGAGTACGACATCCCGGACGACCCCTGGTACGCGGTGGACGGCCTGGTGCCCTGCGCGGTGACGATCGAGGCGGGTCAGTGCGACATGCTGCTGATCAGCTACCTGGGCATCGACTTCCGCAACCGCGGCGAACGGGTGTACCGGCTGCTGGACAGCAGCCTGGTCTTCCACGGCGACCTGCCCCGGCGGGGCCAGACGTTGCGCTACGAGATCAACATCGACCGCTTCGTCTCCACCGGCGACCGGCTGCTGTTCTTCTTCAACTACCGCTGCTACGCCGACGGCGAGCTGATCCTGGAGCTCTTGGAGGCGTCGGCCGGGTTCTTCAGCCGCGAGGAGCTGGACGAGTCTCTGGGCATCGTCGAGACCGACGCCGACCGCAGGCGCCGCGAGGCGATGACCCCGAGCGGCTTCAAGCCCCTGGCCCGCACCGACCGCACCTCGCTGACGGCCGCCGACCTGCGGCTGCTCGCGCAGGGCCGCCCCGGCGAGGTCTTCGGGCCGCGCTGGGACCAGTCCGCCGACGGCTTCAACCCGTCTCTGCGGCTGCCCGGCGACGCGCTCCGCATGATCGACGAGGTGCCGCGCATCGACCGGCTGGGCGGACCGCGCGAGCTGGGTGACCTGGCGGCGGTCAAGCACCTCGACCCGGACGGCTGGTACTTCGAGTGCCACTTCCCGGGTGATCCGGTGCTGGCCGGATCGATGGTGGCCGAGGGCGGCGTGCAGATCCTGCAGGTCTACGCCATGTACCTCGGAATGCACCTGGTGCTGCCCGACGCGGAGTTCCAGTCGGTGCCCGGGCTGCGGACCGAGGTCAAGGTGCGCGGGCAGATCACCCCGCGGACACCGCGCATCGACTACCACGTCGAGATCACCGAGATCACCATGCTGCCGCGCCCGACCGTGATCGCCGACATCACCGTCTACGACGGGGACAAGCCGATCGTGGCCATGCGCGACTTCGGCGTCCAGGTCCGGGAGAAGCCGGGCACGCCGTACCGCCCAGGGGAAGGCGGCGTGGTGCCCGAGGTGCGGCCGAGGCGCAACGAGTCCGGCGAGGCGGCGTTCATCAACGAGCTGCACCTGGCGCACGCGGCCAAGGGCCACCTCGGCACCGCGATGGGACCGGAGTTCGAGGTCTACGACGACCGCCGCGCGCCCTACATCCCCAACGGGGACTTCAGGTTCGTCGACCGGATCATGCGGCTGGACGGCACGCGCGGGCGGCTGGAGCCGGGCGTGTCGATGGCCACCGAGTACGACTGCCCGCCGCAAGCCTGGTACCACCACGAGGCCGCGGTCGAGGACATCCCGAACTGCGTCTACATGGAGACCTCGCTGCAGGCCGCGATCCTCCTCGGCTACTACCTCGGCGCGACGCTGGAGCATCCCGACCAGGAGCTGAGCATTCGCAACCTGGACGGCAGCGCCGAGCTGGTGAAGCGCGTCGACCTACGCGGCAGGACGATCCGGCACGAGACCACGATGCTCTCCAGCGGCACCGCGACCGGGGCGATCCTGCAGCGCTTCCGCTACGAGCTCTCCGCCGACGGCGAGGTGTTCTACCGCGGCGAGTCGCTGTTCGGCTACTTCACCGAAGAGGCGCTGGCCAACCAGGTCGGCCTCGACTCCGGACGCCACGTCGCACCGTGGCTAGACCGGCAGCACGACCTCGACCCCGCGCGGGTGCGCACCCTCCCGGTGCGCTGCGACGAACGCTGGTTCACCCCGCGCGACGGGCTGCGGCTCTCCGACGGGCACCTGCGGCTGGTCGACGAGGTCGACCTGGTCGAGGACGGCGGCGAGCACGGCAAGGGCTACCTGCGCGGCCGGCGCGAGATCGACCCGCACGAGTGGTACTTCGACTGCCACTTCCACCGGGACCCGGTGATGCCCGGCTCCCTCGGCGTCGAGGCCGTCATCCAGGCCCTGCACCTGTACGTGCTGGAGACCGGGCTCGCCGACCACCTGGGCGAGGCGACGTTCGCGACGCCGGTCGACGAGCGGATGGAGTGGAAGTACCGCGGCCAGATCCTGCGCACCGACGGCGAGATGACCTTCGACGCGCACATCACCGACGTTCGCGTCGACGACGACCGGGTGGTCGTGGTGGCCGACGCGAACGTGTGGAAGCCCGGACTGCGCATCTACGAGCTCACCGGCGTCGCCGTGCAGGCCCACCGCGTGAGCTGA